The Streptomyces kanamyceticus genome window below encodes:
- a CDS encoding cytochrome P450: protein MPCPALPDGFDFTDPDLLQDRVPLPEFAQLRQTEPVHWITQPYRISGFDDTGYWAVTRHEDVKYVSTHPELFSSNVNTAVIRFNESISRDQIEVQRMIMLNMDPPEHTRVRQIVQRGFTPRSIRSLEETLRGRARSIVETALEQAGPDGSFDFVTNVAVELPLQAIAELIGVPQQDRSKIFDWSNKMVAYDDPEYAITEEIGAEAAMEIVSYSMNLAAARKECPAKDIVSQLVAAEDEGNLSSDEFGFFVILLAVAGNETTRNAITHGMHAFLTHPEQWELYKRERPETTAEEIVRWATPVVSFQRTATQDTELGGASIKKGDRVGVFYSSANHDPDVFEDPGTFDITRDPNPHLGFGGGGPHFCLGKSLAVLEINLLFNAIADVLPDLRLVSDPRRLRSAWLNGVKELRVSTG from the coding sequence ATGCCCTGTCCAGCGCTGCCCGACGGGTTCGACTTCACCGACCCCGACCTGCTCCAAGACCGCGTGCCCCTGCCGGAGTTCGCCCAGTTGCGGCAGACGGAACCGGTGCACTGGATCACCCAGCCGTACCGGATATCCGGCTTCGACGACACGGGCTACTGGGCCGTCACGCGACACGAGGACGTCAAGTACGTCTCCACGCACCCGGAGCTGTTCTCCTCCAACGTCAACACCGCGGTCATCCGGTTCAACGAGTCGATCAGCAGGGACCAGATCGAGGTCCAGCGGATGATCATGCTCAACATGGACCCGCCCGAGCACACCCGGGTCCGCCAGATCGTCCAGCGCGGCTTCACGCCCCGGTCCATCCGCTCCCTGGAGGAGACCCTGCGCGGCCGCGCCCGCTCCATCGTCGAGACGGCACTCGAACAGGCGGGCCCCGACGGCTCCTTCGACTTCGTCACCAACGTCGCCGTCGAACTCCCCCTCCAGGCCATCGCCGAGCTGATCGGCGTCCCGCAGCAGGACCGCTCCAAGATCTTCGACTGGTCGAACAAGATGGTGGCGTACGACGACCCGGAGTACGCCATCACGGAGGAGATCGGCGCCGAGGCGGCCATGGAGATCGTCTCGTACTCGATGAACCTCGCCGCGGCCCGCAAGGAGTGCCCGGCCAAGGACATCGTCAGCCAGCTGGTCGCCGCCGAGGACGAGGGGAACCTCTCGTCCGACGAGTTCGGCTTCTTCGTGATCCTGCTCGCGGTGGCGGGCAACGAGACCACCCGCAACGCCATCACCCACGGCATGCACGCCTTCCTCACCCACCCCGAGCAGTGGGAGCTCTACAAGCGCGAGCGCCCCGAGACGACGGCGGAGGAGATCGTGCGCTGGGCCACCCCGGTGGTCTCCTTCCAGCGCACGGCCACCCAGGACACCGAGCTCGGCGGCGCGTCGATCAAGAAGGGCGACCGGGTCGGCGTCTTCTACTCCTCGGCCAACCACGACCCCGACGTCTTCGAGGACCCCGGCACGTTCGACATCACCCGGGACCCCAACCCGCACCTCGGATTCGGCGGCGGCGGCCCGCACTTCTGCCTCGGCAAGTCCCTCGCGGTCCTGGAGATCAACCTCCTGTTCAACGCCATCGCGGACGTCCTGCCGGACCTCCGGCTCGTCTCCGACCCGCGCAGGCTCCGCTCCGCCTGGCTCAACGGGGTCAAGGAACTGCGGGTCAGCACCGGCTGA
- a CDS encoding steroid 3-ketoacyl-CoA thiolase, translating to MAAEPVIVEAVRTPIGKRGGALANLHPAYLLGETYRELLGRTGIHADCVEQIVGGTVTHAGEQSMNPARTAWLTMGLPYETAATTVDCQCGSSQQASHMVANMVAAGVIDVGISCGVEAMSRVPLGSGSKHGPGKPFPDEWNVDLPNQFEAAERIARKRGLTRENVDSLGLISQERAATAWAEERFKRETFAVQVPTTEEEQSGGQGMWRLVDRDEGLRDTTMEGLARLKPVMPTAVHTAGNSSQISDGSAAIMWASKRMARALKLKPRARIVAQALVGADPHFHLDGPIDATRAVLGKAGMSLKDIDIVEINEAFASVVLSWAQVFGQDLEKVNVNGGAVALGHPVGATGARLITTALHELERRDKEFALITMCAGGAVATGTIIQRL from the coding sequence ATGGCCGCGGAACCCGTCATCGTCGAAGCAGTACGCACGCCCATCGGCAAGCGCGGTGGCGCGCTCGCCAATCTCCACCCCGCCTATCTGCTCGGTGAGACCTATCGCGAGCTCCTCGGCCGTACCGGCATCCACGCCGACTGCGTCGAACAGATCGTCGGCGGCACGGTGACGCACGCCGGGGAGCAGTCCATGAACCCGGCGCGCACGGCCTGGCTCACCATGGGACTTCCCTACGAGACCGCGGCGACCACCGTCGACTGTCAGTGCGGCTCCTCGCAGCAGGCCAGCCACATGGTCGCCAACATGGTCGCGGCCGGTGTCATCGACGTCGGGATCAGCTGCGGCGTCGAGGCGATGTCGCGGGTTCCGCTCGGCTCCGGATCCAAGCACGGCCCCGGCAAGCCCTTCCCCGACGAGTGGAACGTCGACCTGCCCAACCAGTTCGAGGCCGCCGAGCGCATCGCCCGCAAGCGCGGGCTCACCCGCGAGAACGTGGACTCGCTCGGCCTCATCTCCCAGGAGCGGGCCGCCACCGCCTGGGCCGAGGAGCGCTTCAAACGCGAGACGTTCGCCGTGCAGGTGCCCACCACGGAGGAGGAGCAGTCCGGCGGGCAGGGCATGTGGCGGCTCGTCGACCGCGACGAGGGGCTGCGCGACACGACCATGGAGGGCCTCGCGCGGCTCAAGCCGGTGATGCCGACCGCCGTGCACACGGCGGGCAACTCCTCGCAGATCTCGGACGGTTCGGCCGCCATCATGTGGGCGTCCAAGCGGATGGCGCGGGCGCTGAAGCTGAAGCCGCGGGCCCGCATCGTCGCCCAGGCGCTGGTCGGCGCCGACCCGCACTTCCATCTGGACGGGCCGATCGACGCGACGCGCGCGGTGCTCGGCAAGGCGGGGATGTCCCTGAAGGACATCGACATCGTGGAGATCAACGAGGCGTTCGCCTCCGTGGTGCTGAGCTGGGCGCAGGTCTTCGGGCAGGACCTGGAGAAGGTCAACGTCAACGGTGGCGCGGTCGCGCTCGGCCACCCCGTGGGGGCGACGGGGGCGCGGCTCATCACCACGGCGTTGCACGAACTGGAGCGCAGGGACAAGGAGTTCGCGCTCATCACCATGTGTGCGGGGGGTGCGGTGGCTACGGGGACGATCATTCAGCGGCTGTAG
- a CDS encoding aggregation-promoting factor C-terminal-like domain-containing protein produces the protein MSASLIRRIASPKKAITGGLVAAAATGMVFAAAPAQAATPTTAKAAVPAAAPAAAPASAQSVAKQMIPDAAQYQAFSNIVAHESGWNHTATNSSSGAYGLVQALPGSKMASAGSDWKTNPATQIKWGLDYMNSRYGSPVGAWNFWQANGWY, from the coding sequence GTGTCCGCCTCGCTCATCCGCCGCATCGCTTCTCCGAAGAAGGCCATCACCGGCGGCCTCGTCGCCGCAGCCGCCACCGGCATGGTCTTCGCCGCGGCCCCGGCCCAGGCAGCCACCCCGACCACCGCGAAGGCCGCTGTCCCGGCCGCCGCCCCCGCCGCCGCTCCCGCGTCCGCCCAGTCGGTCGCGAAGCAGATGATCCCGGACGCCGCGCAGTACCAGGCGTTCAGCAACATCGTGGCCCACGAGAGCGGCTGGAACCACACCGCGACCAACTCCTCCTCCGGCGCCTACGGCCTGGTCCAGGCGCTGCCCGGCTCGAAGATGGCCTCGGCGGGCTCGGACTGGAAGACCAACCCGGCGACCCAGATCAAGTGGGGCCTGGACTACATGAACTCCCGCTACGGCAGCCCGGTCGGCGCCTGGAACTTCTGGCAGGCCAACGGCTGGTACTGA
- a CDS encoding ECF transporter S component yields the protein MTAAPATQAQARPIRLGRRSIAALALVSAVGVAAFGWPLLAGTESGLSEHAQDAPWLFAALLPLLLAVVVATIADVGLDAKAIAMLGVLAAAGAALRPLGAGTAGIEPMFFLMVLSGRVLGPGFGFVLGAVSMFASALLTGGVGPWMPFQMLSMGWVCMGAGLLPGPDSLRGRSELWLLAVYGAVSSVLYGTVMNLQGWPYLGGLATGVSFVPGDPLADNLGRFIAYCLATSLGWDLPRAVVTVLLSLALGPAVLKALRRATRRAAFEAPVTFEAPKS from the coding sequence GTGACGGCCGCCCCCGCCACCCAGGCGCAGGCCCGCCCCATCCGCCTGGGCCGCCGCTCGATCGCCGCACTCGCCCTGGTCAGCGCCGTGGGCGTGGCCGCCTTCGGCTGGCCGCTGCTCGCCGGTACCGAGTCAGGGCTCAGCGAGCACGCGCAGGACGCGCCGTGGCTGTTCGCCGCGCTGCTCCCGCTGCTGCTCGCCGTGGTCGTGGCGACCATCGCCGACGTCGGCCTGGACGCGAAGGCCATCGCGATGCTCGGGGTGCTGGCCGCCGCGGGCGCCGCGCTGCGACCCCTTGGCGCGGGCACGGCGGGCATCGAGCCGATGTTCTTCCTGATGGTGCTGAGCGGCCGGGTGCTCGGGCCCGGCTTCGGGTTCGTCCTCGGGGCGGTGTCGATGTTCGCGTCGGCGCTGCTGACCGGCGGCGTCGGCCCGTGGATGCCCTTCCAGATGCTGTCGATGGGCTGGGTCTGCATGGGCGCGGGCCTGCTGCCGGGCCCCGACTCCCTCCGCGGCCGCAGCGAGCTGTGGCTCCTCGCGGTGTACGGGGCGGTCTCCTCCGTCCTGTACGGCACGGTCATGAACCTGCAGGGCTGGCCCTACCTCGGCGGCCTCGCCACCGGCGTCTCCTTCGTGCCGGGCGACCCGCTCGCCGACAACCTCGGCCGCTTCATCGCGTACTGCCTGGCCACCTCGCTCGGCTGGGACCTGCCGCGCGCCGTCGTCACGGTGCTGCTCAGCCTCGCGCTGGGGCCCGCCGTCCTGAAGGCGCTGCGCCGGGCCACGCGCCGCGCGGCGTTCGAGGCGCCGGTCACATTCGAGGCCCCCAAGTCGTAG
- a CDS encoding ATP-binding cassette domain-containing protein: protein MIRFEDVSVTYEGSAGPTVRGVDLTVPEGELVLLVGPSGVGKSTLLGTVSGLVPHFTGGTLRGRVTVAGRDTRTHKPRELADVVGTVGQDPLSHFVTDTVEDELAYGMESLGLAPDVMRRRVEETLDLLGLADLRDRPIATLSGGQQQRVAIGSVLTPHPQVLVLDEPTSALDPAAAEEVLAVLQRLVHDLGTTVLMAEHRLERVVQYADQVLLLAAPGEPPVLGDPAELMARSPVYPPVVALGRIAGWSPLPLTVRDARRRAGPLRDRLARAASEHPAEYAPGRSPRPFEGRTSEPAHATHADAAPRTETTAGGPGGGRAPGRWPRLRRGRAAAPTGTYPEPGSGQAGQAGQEGDGASDRRPSPREDRASEHPHGTSTNAAPGAQPTAGKTGVPAPGRPSRLRKERDPAPVHAALVDRLAVRRGRVEALRRVDLTVTPGETVALMGRNGAGKSTLLSTLVGLLEPTSGTVRVGGAVPHRTAPRQLIRHVGLVPQEPRDLLYADTVGAECAAADHDADAVPGACRALVSELLPGIADDTHPRDLSEGQRLALALSIVLTARPPLLLLDEPTRGLDYAAKARLAAVLRGLAAEGHAIVLATHDVELAAEIAHRVVILADGEIVADGPTPEIVVSSPSFAPQVTKILAPQEWLTVTQVRRALDAAGQDAS, encoded by the coding sequence ATGATCCGCTTCGAGGACGTCTCCGTGACGTACGAGGGAAGTGCCGGGCCCACCGTCCGGGGGGTCGATCTCACCGTCCCCGAGGGCGAGCTGGTGCTGCTCGTGGGTCCCTCGGGGGTCGGCAAGTCGACGCTGCTCGGCACGGTCAGCGGGCTCGTGCCGCACTTCACCGGCGGCACCCTGCGCGGCCGGGTGACGGTGGCGGGCCGCGACACCCGTACGCACAAGCCGCGCGAACTCGCCGACGTCGTCGGCACGGTGGGCCAGGACCCGCTCTCGCACTTCGTGACGGACACCGTCGAGGACGAGCTGGCGTACGGCATGGAGTCCCTCGGCCTCGCCCCTGACGTGATGCGCCGCCGCGTCGAGGAGACCCTCGACCTGCTCGGCCTCGCCGATCTGCGCGACCGTCCCATCGCGACGCTCTCGGGCGGCCAGCAGCAGCGCGTCGCGATCGGTTCGGTGCTCACCCCGCACCCCCAGGTGCTCGTCCTGGACGAACCGACGTCCGCGCTCGACCCCGCCGCCGCCGAAGAGGTGCTCGCGGTGCTGCAGCGCCTCGTCCACGACCTCGGCACCACGGTCCTGATGGCCGAGCACCGCCTGGAACGCGTCGTGCAGTACGCGGACCAGGTCCTGCTGCTCGCGGCCCCCGGCGAGCCGCCGGTGCTCGGCGACCCCGCCGAGCTGATGGCCCGCTCCCCCGTCTACCCGCCGGTGGTCGCCCTCGGCAGGATCGCGGGCTGGTCCCCCCTGCCCCTGACCGTGCGCGACGCGCGCCGCAGGGCGGGGCCACTGCGGGACCGCCTCGCTCGGGCGGCGTCGGAACATCCTGCCGAGTACGCACCCGGCCGGAGCCCGCGCCCGTTCGAGGGCCGCACGTCCGAACCGGCCCACGCGACGCACGCCGACGCGGCGCCCCGCACGGAGACGACGGCCGGAGGGCCCGGCGGCGGCCGCGCACCGGGCCGCTGGCCGCGCCTGCGCAGGGGTCGCGCGGCCGCACCGACCGGTACGTACCCGGAACCGGGGTCCGGACAGGCTGGACAGGCTGGACAGGAAGGGGACGGGGCGTCGGACCGTCGGCCCAGCCCGCGCGAGGACCGCGCGTCCGAGCATCCGCACGGGACATCCACCAATGCCGCGCCCGGGGCGCAGCCCACGGCCGGAAAGACCGGCGTACCGGCGCCGGGACGCCCCTCTCGGCTGCGCAAGGAGCGCGACCCCGCGCCGGTCCACGCCGCCCTGGTCGACCGGCTCGCCGTCCGGCGCGGTCGCGTCGAGGCGTTGCGGCGGGTCGACCTCACCGTCACGCCCGGCGAGACCGTCGCCCTGATGGGACGCAACGGCGCGGGCAAGTCCACGCTCCTCTCCACCCTGGTCGGCCTCCTCGAACCCACGTCCGGCACGGTCCGCGTCGGTGGTGCCGTTCCGCACCGGACGGCGCCGCGCCAGCTGATCCGGCACGTCGGCCTGGTCCCGCAGGAGCCGCGCGACCTGCTGTACGCGGACACCGTGGGCGCCGAGTGCGCGGCGGCCGACCACGACGCGGACGCGGTGCCCGGGGCGTGCCGCGCCCTGGTGAGCGAGCTGCTGCCGGGCATCGCGGACGACACGCACCCCCGGGACCTCTCCGAGGGCCAGCGCCTCGCGCTCGCCCTGTCCATCGTCCTGACCGCGCGCCCGCCCCTGCTCCTCCTCGACGAGCCGACCCGCGGCCTCGACTACGCGGCCAAGGCCCGGCTCGCCGCCGTCCTGCGGGGGCTCGCCGCCGAGGGCCACGCGATCGTGCTCGCCACGCACGACGTGGAACTGGCCGCCGAGATCGCCCACCGCGTGGTGATCCTCGCGGACGGCGAGATCGTCGCGGACGGTCCGACGCCGGAGATCGTCGTGTCGTCGCCGTCCTTCGCGCCGCAGGTCACCAAGATCCTCGCGCCGCAGGAGTGGCTGACCGTGACGCAGGTGCGCCGGGCCCTCGACGCGGCCGGGCAGGACGCGTCGTGA
- a CDS encoding energy-coupling factor transporter transmembrane component T: MTDHGSGTPGALGRRLAPAAHRSNALHPGAWWIWALGLGTAASRTTNPLLIGLLIGVAGYVVAARRTSAPWAKSYGAFVKLGLLVIGIRLVFAIVLGSPIPGTHVLVTLPEVPLPDWARGVRIGGRVTAEGLLFALYDGIRLAGLLICVGAANALASPARLLKSLPGALYEAGVAVVVAMTFAPNLITDVQRLRAARRLRGRPDKGVRGLLQVGLPVLEGALERSVALAAAMDARGFGRSAAVPAGVRRATTVLTLGGLMGVCVGTYGLLTAQGAAYGLPVLAVGLLAALGGLRLGGRRAVRTRYRPDRWGARAWAVAGSGIAVAGLMILASSYGVAALQPGVVPLVAPTLPLWPAAAVLIGLLPAFVAPVPADSSPTVPKETS; the protein is encoded by the coding sequence ATGACGGACCACGGCAGCGGCACGCCCGGCGCCCTCGGGCGGCGCCTGGCCCCCGCGGCGCACCGGAGCAACGCCCTGCACCCGGGTGCCTGGTGGATCTGGGCCCTCGGCCTCGGCACCGCCGCGTCGCGCACGACCAATCCGCTCCTGATCGGCCTCCTGATCGGCGTCGCCGGATACGTGGTGGCGGCGCGGCGGACGTCCGCGCCGTGGGCGAAGTCGTACGGCGCGTTCGTGAAGCTCGGCCTGCTCGTGATCGGGATCCGGCTCGTCTTCGCGATCGTGCTCGGCTCGCCGATCCCCGGTACGCACGTCCTCGTCACCCTGCCCGAGGTCCCGCTGCCCGACTGGGCGAGGGGCGTCCGGATCGGCGGCCGGGTCACCGCCGAGGGGCTGCTCTTCGCGCTGTACGACGGCATCAGGCTCGCGGGCCTGCTGATCTGCGTCGGCGCCGCGAACGCGCTGGCCAGCCCGGCGCGGCTGCTCAAGTCGCTGCCCGGCGCGCTCTACGAGGCCGGGGTCGCCGTCGTAGTGGCGATGACCTTCGCGCCGAACCTGATCACCGACGTACAGCGGCTGCGGGCCGCGCGACGGCTGCGCGGGCGCCCCGACAAGGGCGTGCGGGGGCTGCTCCAGGTGGGCCTGCCGGTCCTCGAAGGCGCCCTCGAACGCTCGGTCGCGCTGGCCGCCGCGATGGACGCGCGCGGCTTCGGCCGCAGCGCCGCCGTGCCCGCCGGGGTGCGCAGGGCCACCACCGTGCTGACGCTCGGCGGGCTCATGGGCGTGTGCGTCGGGACGTACGGACTCCTGACCGCGCAGGGCGCCGCGTACGGCCTGCCCGTCCTGGCCGTCGGGCTGCTCGCCGCGCTCGGCGGGCTCAGGCTCGGCGGCCGCAGGGCCGTGCGCACCCGCTACCGGCCCGACCGGTGGGGCGCCAGGGCCTGGGCCGTCGCCGGTTCGGGGATCGCCGTCGCGGGACTGATGATCCTCGCCTCGTCGTACGGCGTCGCGGCCCTGCAACCCGGCGTCGTGCCGCTCGTCGCGCCGACGCTGCCGCTGTGGCCCGCGGCCGCGGTGCTGATCGGTCTGCTGCCCGCTTTCGTCGCGCCGGTGCCCGCCGATTCCTCGCCCACGGTCCCCAAGGAGACGTCATGA
- a CDS encoding SCO2322 family protein — protein sequence MTAGRARRGHRRVAALVAVLLCALGVLAAAPAQAVGYRYWSFWERDGDRWVYATQGPGTARPDDGDVQGFRYSVSDDSKDSATPRGAADFDDICADRPAKDGRKRVALVIDFGLPGDAPEGERPPAARTACAQVGEDATSAEALATVAKPLRYDSHALLCAISGYPKSGCGDQVSGDGTSKKDPAERAAGDKGDGGGPSVGLIAGAAAVVVLGGAALWQARRRRG from the coding sequence GTGACCGCGGGCCGTGCGCGGCGCGGGCACCGGCGGGTCGCGGCGCTCGTCGCCGTCCTGCTCTGCGCCCTCGGCGTCCTCGCCGCCGCGCCCGCCCAGGCCGTCGGATACCGCTACTGGTCGTTCTGGGAGCGCGACGGCGACCGCTGGGTCTACGCCACGCAGGGCCCCGGCACCGCCAGGCCCGACGACGGCGACGTCCAGGGCTTCCGCTACTCGGTCTCCGACGACTCCAAGGACTCCGCCACGCCGCGCGGCGCGGCGGACTTCGACGACATCTGCGCGGACAGGCCCGCGAAGGACGGCCGCAAGCGGGTCGCCCTGGTCATCGACTTCGGCCTGCCGGGGGACGCCCCCGAGGGCGAGCGGCCGCCCGCTGCCAGGACGGCCTGCGCGCAGGTCGGCGAGGACGCCACCAGCGCCGAGGCCCTCGCCACGGTCGCCAAGCCGCTGCGCTACGACAGTCACGCCCTGCTCTGCGCCATCTCCGGCTACCCGAAGTCGGGCTGCGGCGACCAGGTGTCCGGCGACGGCACGTCGAAGAAGGATCCGGCCGAGCGGGCCGCCGGTGACAAGGGCGACGGCGGCGGGCCCTCCGTCGGCCTGATCGCCGGGGCCGCCGCCGTCGTGGTGCTCGGCGGCGCCGCGCTCTGGCAGGCCCGCCGCCGTCGCGGCTGA